TGTGTATCCAATAATAGTGAAATTGATCCCACTAGTTATGACAGAAATGACGATACATTTAAATGAGTTGGGTGTTTTAGAATCCTTGACAGAAACTGAATGAGGAATGAAATTGTTTCCATTTCACACAAAAGGAAACTCAGGTGAAGAGGGGTAAATTAATTTTCCATGGcatgaaatagaaattcaaagtaCAGGAATTTGAACTTGGTTCTGACCTTTTCTGAGGCCCCCATGCTCTTGACCACTATAGACTCAAGCGTCCCCTTGTTTTTCCActcaagaaactttttaaaacatttaattatcgAATAGGTTGGCCCTCATCATGAGCTTCTGTTCCCATTCTGCAGGTGGTGAAGCCCTCTATTGTTCTGACCCCACAGTTCCTGTTCCATGACCAGGGCCAGCTCACCAAGGAGCTGCAGCAACAGGTAAAGTCGGTGCCATCCCCCGCCATGCGAGTACCTGAGGAAGGAAAGTGAGCGCACACAGACGGGACCTGGCGCCCTTGAACAGTTCCTGGTCTCCGCTGCCCCACGTCTCACAGGGGGCCATGCTGGGGGAAGCATAGGCAGTCACAGTActggctttttcctcctttttccttccatgCAAGTAGCTTAGGGATGGAGTAGAGTAGTTGAATTATTTGGATAAAAACCACTTTttaatccaaataatttttgtcaggaagtcaaaaaaaataattgctgGTATGTTAAcctaaacaaaaacaaccagACAAATGTCCTGTGGTACTTCAaaaggctatttcttttttttaattgcattttaggtttgggggtacatgtgaagaacatgcaagattgttggataggtacacacatggcagtgtggtttgctgccttccttcccctcacctgtatctgtcatttctccccatgctatcttttcccacctccccacctccccgtccttcccccatttccctgcaacggaccccagcgtgtagtgctcccttccctttgtccatgtgttctcattgttcaacacccgcctatgagtaagaacatgtggtgtttgattttctggtcttgtgtcagtttgctgagaatgatggtttccaggttcatccatgtccctacaaaggacgcaaactcatcgtttttgatggctgtgtaatattccatggtgtatatgtaccacattttccctatccagtctatcatcgttgggcatttgggttggttccaggtcttggctattgtaaacagtgctgcaatgaacattcgtgtgcatgtgtccttgtagtagaatgatttatcatcctttggatatatacccagtaatgggattgctgggtcaaatgggatttctatttttaggtccttgaggaatcgccacactgtcttccacaatggttgaattaatttacactcccaccaacaatgtaaaagtgttcctatttctccagatcctctccagcatctgttgtctccagattttttaatgatcgccattctaactggtgtgagatgctatctcaatgtggttttgatttgcatttctctaatgaccagtgaggatgagcgttttttcatatttttgttggcctcctgtacgtcttcttttgtaaagtgtctgttcatatccttcacccatttttgaatgggcttgtttgttttttttttttcttgtagatctgttttagttctttgtaaattctggatatcagccccttgtcagatgggtagactgcaaaaattttttcccattctgttggttgccgattcactctactgactgtttcttttgccgtgcagaagctttggagtttgattaggtcccatttgtctattttggcttttgttgccattacttttggcattttggtcatgaagcccttgcctacgcctatgtcctgaatggttttgcctagattttcttctagggtttttatagtgttaggtctgatgtttaagtctttaatccatctggagttaattttggtgtaaggtgtcaggaaggggtcctgtttctgctttctgcacatggctagccagttttcccaacaccatttattaatcagggaatccttttcccattgcttgttttgtcggGCTTGTcgaagaccagatggttgtagatatgttgtatttcctctgaggcctctgttctgttccattggtctatatctctgttttggtaccagtaccatgctgttttgattactgtagtcttgtagtatagtttgaaattcggtagtgtgatgcctcctgctttgttctttattttgtgcgtgcgtgtgtgtgtgtgtgtgtgtgtgtgtgtgtgtgtgatataagaTGCGTGCTCATTGAAGGTAAAATCTCGGCTGAGCACAATGGCTTAAGTCtgtgtaattccatcactttggaaagacaaggcaggaggatcacttgaggttaagagtttgagaacagcctgggcaacatagtgagatcacatctttactaaaattttttttttttttttttttgagatggagtttcgctcttgttacccaggctggagtgcaatggcgccatctcggctcaccgcaacctccgcctcctgggttcaggcaattatcctgcctcagcctcctgagtagctgggattacaggcacgcaccaccacgcccagcttgttttttgtatttttagtagagacggggtttcaccatgttgaccaggatggtcttggatctctcgacctcgtgatccacccgcctcggcctcccaaagtgctgggattacaggcttgagccaccgcacccggccttactaaaattttttaaaattaatcaggcatggtggtacacgcctatatttccagctacttgggatgttgaCCTAGCAGGATCCCTTGATCCTtagagtttgaggcttcagtgagttgtgattgtgccacagcacatcagcctggtaacagagtgagactgtttctaaAAAAGGAGAAGTGTTCAATCTTAACTAGGTTTTTACAAAGAAACACACCCATATAAACAATCCCTCTTTTAACAGAAgtagtacaaaaattaaaaattattaatgtgaaTCCACTTCTAATTCAGACTTTATCTTTTaattaggttttttatttttttgagataagatatGCACTCATTGAAAGGTCTAATCTTGGCTGGGCTCACATTCGtaaccccatcactttgggagccagagctcaggagtttgagaccagcctggacaatataacaagacctcactggggcaacatagttagacctcatctctacaacgattttttaaaaattagttggacatggtggtgcacatttgtagtcccagctgtttgggaggttgacatgggaggatcactggagtctgggaggtcaaagctgtcacttgagtgacagtgtgagactctataaaaaaaaaaaggtacaatctTAACTGTATGTGTTTGACACATCAGCACATCCATATAAACAATCCCtctctaaaaaatgaaagtaCCCAATTTCACAATTATTAATATGCATGAGAATTATctagaaattttttgtttgttttgatttaggTTTTTATTGAATGGGAACACCTAGAAACAGTATTTGAAATCTAGATTTTGATAAAAATAGGtctgagtttttttctcttttcaagacagagttttgctctgtcaccgaggctagagtgcagtggtgtgatcttggctcactgaaacctcctcttcccaggttcaagtgatcctcctgcctcaaccttctgagtagctgggattacagacatgcaccaccacacccaggttttttaatgtatttttagtacagacttggtttccttatgttggccaggctggtctcaaactcctgacctcaggtgatctacccagcTTGCtcttgcaaagtgctgagattataggtgtgagccaccatgactggtcaGGCCTGAATTTTGCCTGATAATTTGTCTTTCTAACACAGTACAGCATATGACAGCTACAGGGTctcttttatctaaaataaatagaatttaataaataaaaattgaataaattgaCTTAGCTAAGTATATTTTAACAATGACATAAActattaataaacaataaatgttataataatttattaactaaaataaaattcttatgaTATCTATGATAATGGTTTCTTTCAGTAAAATATTCTCATATCTTGAGAGGGCATTGATTAAAAACAGCAAAGATTTGGAAGTTGATGTCTCATTAAGTAAGTAGCAGACCTCTCTTCACACCTTTTACAGAGTTAGCTAAAAAGCAGTCATTTACACAAGAGCAGATAATTTCCCTAGCTTTCTATCAAGTTTATACATTAATGTTGTTACAAAATttgactcaatttttaaataaaattacctgacaacattttatataatgttatattgtAATCTTTCAAAAGGCATTTATAggtcaaataaattttatatatcatattataatacataatgtTGCTATGATACGTTCCATTTACATTCAGACAATTTCATTAGGTAGTGTCTGtccaccactaatttttttttttttttttttttttttggttctactACTTGCACAGCTGGGAAAACAGAGACTCGCCCAACACAGTCTCTTCCCCTGTCTTTCTCCTCCTCAGAGAATCAGTTCCTCAGTCAATCGAGTCATTTGGGACTGGAGGCTGAGTACTCCCTAACATAGAATGTCTCAGAGAGGGGGAGACAAGAAGGTCCTTTTAGGGAACACTTGCTGGGACATAGACTAAGCCTTCTATAGTTCGAGGGCTCTGACCAGCAGAGGCAGACTCTGCAGTAGGAAGTGATGCGGCAGCTGTTCTGAACCTGGAGCTCCACCACACCTTGTCCTGTCTCGCTGAGGCAGTTTTGAGAGGCTGCTCTGGAGTGTACATTGAAGGTGGATGTTAAGAAACAATGTGGGCTCTGATGGGATTCAGGTGTTGTCTGCTGTGTGAAAACAAGAGCTGAATGTTTTTCTTGTGATCAGTTGAGTTACCATTAGGAACCAAGCCCGTTTATACCAGGGAGGCTGAATAAATTCCATAGAACACAGTGGTGCTCCCGGGAGGACCGAAGAAGGGTGAGAAAGGGGGCAAGGTTTTCCACCTAGACTTTTTGCTACCTCAGAAATCAGGGGCTGATTAGGTTAGCTTTGGCTCTAACCTAATTATTCAATTTTCTCGCATGTAATCTAattatcttcctcatttttaaggTAGGTAGGGtcattttatttggtatttaGTTTTTCTCTGCATTTGCATTTTATCACGTTTGTGTGAATCTAATAAAATCAACCAAAATTTGACATTTGTTGTTTCCAAGCATTAAAGAAATGATAACATCCAAGTATATAATTTTAACACTATGTATAATAAATTCTCTTTCTGTGCAAAATATATAACATGTGTCAATATAAGTATGTCTAATTCTGCATTTTGAATGATGAACAGGGTCATAAATACTTGCATAGGAACTGAGACAGAAATCAGAAGGAATAATTCCCCGATCTTGTGATCCATGTGCTCctggttctttgttttcttgacaCTATGACAGGATTCTGAAAATGTCTCCTTTTAACTGTGTCTAGGTCTCCCGCAGAACTACAGTAAGAAACTTCTGATTGAGGCTCTAATAAGTAATAGAAAGGAGAAAACTGTTCAGCCAATAAGAGTAAGCCACGCCCAGCCGAGGGAGGTATAAAAGGCAAGTTCAGTCAGCTAACCCACACTCCGCATTTGGACGTGTAAGAGAGAGCACCTTTCACTTGAGCTTCAACATGGGAAGGGGAAATGAAGACTCTGATCTCCACTGCTCCTCTATCCAAAGCTCCACAGTCCAGCCCCATTTCCAGCAGACCTCCTTTACAGAAAAGGGctcagatgagaagaaaccattcaaaagaaaagacaacacCACCTCCTCTCAATCCAATGAGAAGCACATACAAACGCAAGGTAAGCCCTTGGGCTGTTTCTATGGAGGCTGGAAGGAGGGCTGGAATCAGAGATACTGAGCTGTGTGTCTTTGTTagggttttattttgagattgggGATGGGAAATGGTTTAGTATCCTCAGAGGGCTTTGAGAAATGTGTTCATTCATGACATTGGCAGAAGAGTTTCACTTGGAAGACTGTCCGCACACATGCATCAGAGATAGACTATGGGACTCTGTCTAGGGAGAGGTGAGTTACTTAAACTTTCTTTTGCAGTAGAATCGGAGCCCAATCCAAATGAGGAGAATTCTGAGGAAACCACGCTGAAAGCCGGAAACAACACTGCTGGATCAGGTAAGATCTGACTCTTTCAAGGTGGGAAGGGACAGGGCAGCACCACAGGCTTCCCTAGCAAGGAAACAGGGAGCTCCTTGGCAGCCAGAGCCGGACAGATTTTGGACACTGAAGAACAGTGGGGTTTGGTGGTAACCTGAGCTCCTGAGTGTCCAGGATGGACTTTGAATTTCAGGGTGTTCAGTTGGAGGCACTTTCTCAAACTCTCATTGTATCCACAGAACCAGAGTCCAGCTCATGTCAGGGAAATTGCAGGAAAAGAACAATCAGTTCCAAGGAGAGCTGCCAAGACAGAGCAGGTAGGATCCTGgtgttttttgttggtggtggtgtttgttttgttttattttgccccAATGggcaaataattagaaaactttTATACGAGGCTTGAGCAGGAAGAGAATTACTTAGTGACAAGAAAATTTTTGAGATCTTAGCATCCAGAATATATTTGGGGACTCAGAAGGGGTTCAGCCTCGCTTTATTCCAGGGGGAGAGACAAGTGGGGTTTACCTGAGCACACAGGAGTTTCCAGAAATGAGGGTCTGTGGGAACTGTTCTGGCGAGTCTCTCACATGCTTTCTCTGTAGGGAACTGTCCAGAAGAGGAGCGCAgctcaacaatgaaaaaaaagtcaaagttctCCACTGCTGTGCACAACAGTGAAATCCAGGAGACCTGTCATACCCACCATAGGAGACATTTGAGGGCTCACACTGGACACAGCAAGCGGCACAGGTCTCAGGCACTAGGAGTTCAACCACCGTCACTTCAAAAAAGCTTGGTGACCTCCGTGCGAGCTATATCGGAGGCTATTTATCAAGACCTAGCCCAGGTGTGGGCACAGCTCATCCATTCTCCACTGACCTGGGAGCAGTTCACATGGCTCACTCAGCTCCGGGGGGCTCTGTGTGCTCATGTGCAGACCTTCTATGCCATGGCCATGCAGGCAGCTTATGCCTTCCCCGCTGAGGACTGGCTTGTCCCAGACACACTGCCTGATCCTGGGGATTCATCCCTAGATAGAGAAGTCCACCCTGTCCCTGGCCAGGAGATAACTGAGCCTGTCAGTGGATCAGATGAGGCTTGAGCTGCAAGCACCCTGACCCTGTTCAGCAGAGGATGCAGCTCTGGGAATGAGAACAAGGACCTGCTACTTCTGACTCTTCCAGATGACCAGCAGTGACGATTTTAGATGCACGGTGTTAATACATGACAGAACCTGAAGCAGTCACAGAAAAGAAACTTGAACAATATACTCAGAATGGTAAGCCCTGCATTTTGCAGAGGGCTAAGGCTACAGACTGATTTTATACTTCATGTTAGACATTTGGTGCCTTTTGGATATCTGATGACAGTCATGCATTTATATGTAATCAGGAAAATATGATAATGTAATcatattatttgcatattttagattttaggaaagtaaatataaaattatatgccttcttttttgagacagtgtcttgctatgttactcaggctgaagtgcagtggcacaatcttagctcactgcaaccttcgtttcctaggttcaaacaattctcatgcctcagcctcccaagttgctagaaCTAaaggcatgtatatatatatatatatatattttttttcttgtattgctagtaaagacagaatttgggctaatttttttccttatattgtTAGCAGAGACAGATTTTTGTcatgtgggccaggttggtcttcaacacaagtgatctgccagccttggcctcccaaagtgctgggactacaggcacgaactGCCTTACCAAGAAATTGCTCCTCTTTTAATTCAGAAATGGTTGTAGGTTCTTACTCCTCCAGCCTGAACCCAAGGAGTCCTAATATCCACAAACCAAGACTAGCATTACCTGTGGgaaaatgtttatacatttttagtttgatataattgtAGTAAAATTACTATGTAATtggtttacttttaatattttacgtACAATTTAAGTCAAGATATATTAAACGGTAAATGGTTGTACTTATTTTTTCACCTgcctcatgtatttttattttaaacatcctaaatttaaattaaattgtattttacacATTTCAATTGATCATACTGTGTTACAGAGTATGAAGACTTCATAATATACTTCAATACagcatattttgttatatttgacATATATTGTACTTGTATTTTACACTGACATACAATCTTTCACTGTGTAAGTGTATTATTTGTTTGGTTGCTTTATAACTTTCATTTAAtgtaataatgaaataaacattaatgttgtttggaattttaaatttaaagataatttgtctCTCTTCCATATGGAATTTGTATTTACCATAGATGTGAAAATGAGACTGTCTTATCTTCACTTTTGCATCATCCTAACCCTGACCTCCCCACAGCCCACAGCTCTCAGGGAATAGTGTTCTATCCCTCAAGTAAATGGGGCCAATTCAGTGATAATACACAGATATCAATTGGAGATATAGAGCTTTTGTTCTTCACCACTGCAATAGAAAAGAATCACAGTAATGTGAGTCACGCAATTTTTGGGTTGACACTGCTTGTAAAAGTTATGCTTACACTATGCTGTAGAATAAATCTGAAATAGATTTACGTCTAAtaaacaaatgcacacacataaataagGTGTTTAAATAACAATGTACatacattaatgaaaataaactatTGCTAAAAAAAGTTGACACACACGATTGGATCATATAATGTTGAAAAAATAGAGATAGAgtaacagagacagagaaaggcagggatggagagagaaaaggacagagggacaatggaaagaagaaaacggggagagaggaagaaagggtggcagcgagggagggagg
The Saimiri boliviensis isolate mSaiBol1 chromosome 18, mSaiBol1.pri, whole genome shotgun sequence genome window above contains:
- the LOC141582037 gene encoding protein FRG2-like isoform X2, with product MGRGNEDSDLHCSSIQSSTVQPHFQQTSFTEKGSDEKKPFKRKDNTTSSQSNEKHIQTQESEPNPNEENSEETTLKAGNNTAGSEPESSSCQGNCRKRTISSKESCQDRAGNCPEEERSSTMKKKSKFSTAVHNSEIQETCHTHHRRHLRAHTGHSKRHRSQALGVQPPSLQKSLVTSVRAISEAIYQDLAQVWAQLIHSPLTWEQFTWLTQLRGALCAHVQTFYAMAMQAAYAFPAEDWLVPDTLPDPGDSSLDREVHPVPGQEITEPVSGSDEA
- the LOC141582037 gene encoding protein FRG2-like isoform X1, giving the protein MGRGNEDSDLHCSSIQSSTVQPHFQQTSFTEKGSDEKKPFKRKDNTTSSQSNEKHIQTQVESEPNPNEENSEETTLKAGNNTAGSEPESSSCQGNCRKRTISSKESCQDRAGNCPEEERSSTMKKKSKFSTAVHNSEIQETCHTHHRRHLRAHTGHSKRHRSQALGVQPPSLQKSLVTSVRAISEAIYQDLAQVWAQLIHSPLTWEQFTWLTQLRGALCAHVQTFYAMAMQAAYAFPAEDWLVPDTLPDPGDSSLDREVHPVPGQEITEPVSGSDEA